In Miscanthus floridulus cultivar M001 chromosome 8, ASM1932011v1, whole genome shotgun sequence, the sequence CAAAAATGATCAAACCCAAAAGTCCAGAAGTTGATCGCTGGAAGGTTAATGAGGTGAAGAGCAGGGCTTTTAACAAAGTAGAGAAGCCGAAGGTTACTTTTGATAAGCTTCTAGCCAAGTATCAAAATGGCAGGGCTGGTCAAAAACGTTTTAATCGGCCAAATAATTTTAAGCGACCAAGATCTTCTCCAAGGCAAAAATTCAATGGTCCAGATTATAGGCATAAAGGATTTCAAGCTGAAGTACCATTTCCATGTAATGGCCCACCACCAATGCCTATGCCATGGGGACCTCCACCAGTTGATTTTGCTCCTTGTCCACCATGGGGCTGGTGTGGACCATGGATGCCTCCTCCTCCGATGATGCCGTTTGGACAATTCCATCCTGGGTGGGCAGCTCATAGGAGGCCAGTATTTAATAGACTGTCACATCCAAAACACGACCGTTTTGAACAAAGAAATCGGTCTAGTGGCAGGGATCAGCGAAAGACTGTCCGGAAGGTGTACCGTGTAAAAGAGAGTGGCAATTTGAATGAAGAATCAAATTCAGTTGCAACTAAGAAACAACCTGATACTGAAGGACATGGTACAACAGCAACACAAGAGCTGATCATGAATAATAATGCTACTACAGTAGCAAATGGCAAAGGAGATACAGTTTCATCCATGAGCAGTGAATCGGCTATGGCAAAAGCTGATTCCATTATTCACTGTGATAAGTCTGGGACAGCAACAACATCAAATTCAGCTATGCCGGGCAGTAGTTCAGAAGCACAGAAAGTTGAAGGGAATAAGCCTATATTACCTGGGACACAGCCACAGCCACGTTGGTGCCCAAAGAATCTTTCCCATTCACAAAAACGCCGGTTACAGAGGCTGCGCATGAACAAATTGAGGGAAGATGAAGCTGAAAAGTGGAGAGATGAATGGTTTAATGAAGAAAGGCCTATGATTCCTGTTCGTAAAGAGTGGAGGGCAAAATCAGTTGCTACATCTTCTCCGATACtcagtgatgatgaggaggatcTGTTGTCTAATGACGGATCCCCGGTGATTAAAAATGGTTCACCTTCTCCTGATAGCATGGAAATTAACATGGTATTTACATTGCCTTCAGAATTTAGAGCTATGGAGGAAAGTGAAGCAGCGCAGTTGTGTCTTGGTCCCAAAGAAGCTACGTTTGAGAAGCCTGATGAGTCAAGTCGTCACT encodes:
- the LOC136468505 gene encoding uncharacterized protein, coding for MQLDDNPFPTNMVSFENKKVLIRPSQAESAKGKNVVVGENRLMPPQDDREVTKKLEASGSGGTQSSRPKMIKPKSPEVDRWKVNEVKSRAFNKVEKPKVTFDKLLAKYQNGRAGQKRFNRPNNFKRPRSSPRQKFNGPDYRHKGFQAEVPFPCNGPPPMPMPWGPPPVDFAPCPPWGWCGPWMPPPPMMPFGQFHPGWAAHRRPVFNRLSHPKHDRFEQRNRSSGRDQRKTVRKVYRVKESGNLNEESNSVATKKQPDTEGHGTTATQELIMNNNATTVANGKGDTVSSMSSESAMAKADSIIHCDKSGTATTSNSAMPGSSSEAQKVEGNKPILPGTQPQPRWCPKNLSHSQKRRLQRLRMNKLREDEAEKWRDEWFNEERPMIPVRKEWRAKSVATSSPILSDDEEDLLSNDGSPVIKNGSPSPDSMEINMVFTLPSEFRAMEESEAAQLCLGPKEATFEKPDESSRHLKPLYIKGHINGRPISRMLVDGGAAINFMPYSIFKKLGRKDDDLVKTNLTLSGFGGEPTEAMGVISMELTVGSKTISTAFFVADKQGNYSVLLGRDWIHANRCVPSTLHQFLIQWVDNDVEIVHADTSAFIAMADASANWQHGDIQCLSGLDLTSFDFVSVTNGSFVPIVVKPAAAVRLDNVML